The following proteins are encoded in a genomic region of Lachnospiraceae bacterium KM106-2:
- a CDS encoding alpha-xylosidase, whose product MKFSNGCWLQKEGCECFTPQQVYFSKIEEKEVTLCAPTSRINHRGDTLGGINLTLKITSPMKDVLRVQTYHHMGTVTKSPAFDLSIKENLPLDVVEDDNEITIKSGTLELTITKENWSMTYKREGEVITKSGWRDLACMKEDWKGFAYDAAGDTDNTYMRQQLLLNVGELVYGTGERFTPFVKNGQSIDIWNADGGTSTEQSYKNIPFYLTNRGYGVFVNHPEKVSFEIATEQVTKAEFSVEGGYLDYFLINGPTMKEVLEKYTDLTGKPSLPAPWTFGLWLSTSFTTNYDEKTVMSFVDGMLDRGIPLRVFHFDCFWMKEFNWCDFTWDSRVFPDPKGMLKRIKDKGLKICVWINSYIGQESPLFEEGKEKGYFLKRPNGDVWQWDMWQPGMAIVDFTNPAACKWYQEKLAVLLDMGVDCFKTDFGERIPTDVVYYDGSDPKKMHNYYTYLYNKTVYDLLVEKKGKEEAVLFARSATAGGQKFPVHWGGDCWSDYESMEESLRGGLSLTMSGFGYWSHDIGGFESTSTPDVYKRWCAFGLLSSHSRLHGSTSYRVPWAYDEEAVDVVRFFTKLKAHIMPYLYRNAIETSRTGVPVMRSMVLEYTNDRNCAYLDKQYMLGDSLLVSPIFNDKGIGEFYLPEGNWTEFLTGKPYEGGKWVKKAYGYLEMPLMVRENSIVAIGETDEHADYDYAKNVELRVYALVDGKEAHTDVYSMKSEKELEITALKDENKITCKVNALKPYSIRLINVNAKGVEGGSLMIDGNDTVVTPEDGVKEIVITLA is encoded by the coding sequence ATGAAATTTAGCAACGGATGCTGGTTACAAAAAGAAGGGTGTGAGTGCTTTACTCCACAGCAGGTTTATTTCTCTAAAATAGAGGAGAAAGAAGTTACATTATGTGCTCCAACATCAAGAATTAATCATAGAGGGGATACATTAGGAGGAATCAATCTTACTTTAAAGATCACATCTCCAATGAAAGATGTCCTTCGTGTTCAGACATATCACCATATGGGAACTGTTACAAAGAGTCCTGCCTTTGACTTAAGTATCAAAGAAAATCTTCCACTCGATGTAGTTGAAGATGATAATGAGATTACGATTAAATCTGGTACTTTAGAACTTACGATCACAAAAGAAAATTGGTCTATGACATATAAAAGAGAAGGCGAAGTAATTACAAAGAGTGGATGGCGTGATCTTGCATGCATGAAGGAGGACTGGAAAGGTTTTGCTTATGATGCAGCAGGAGATACGGATAATACTTATATGCGTCAGCAATTATTATTAAATGTTGGAGAGCTTGTTTATGGTACAGGCGAACGTTTCACTCCATTTGTTAAGAATGGTCAGAGTATTGATATCTGGAATGCAGATGGCGGAACATCAACAGAGCAGTCCTATAAGAACATTCCATTCTATTTAACAAATCGTGGATATGGTGTATTTGTCAACCATCCAGAGAAAGTATCCTTCGAGATCGCAACAGAACAGGTTACGAAAGCTGAGTTTAGTGTAGAAGGTGGATATTTAGATTACTTCTTGATCAATGGACCAACCATGAAAGAAGTACTTGAAAAATATACTGATTTAACTGGAAAGCCATCGCTTCCAGCGCCTTGGACATTTGGACTATGGTTATCTACTTCTTTTACAACAAATTATGATGAAAAGACTGTAATGAGTTTCGTAGATGGAATGTTAGATCGAGGAATTCCTCTTAGAGTATTCCATTTTGACTGTTTCTGGATGAAAGAGTTCAACTGGTGTGACTTTACTTGGGATAGCCGTGTATTCCCAGATCCTAAGGGAATGTTAAAGAGAATTAAAGACAAGGGATTAAAGATCTGTGTTTGGATCAACTCTTATATTGGACAAGAATCACCATTATTTGAAGAAGGAAAAGAAAAAGGTTATTTCTTGAAACGTCCAAATGGCGACGTATGGCAATGGGATATGTGGCAGCCAGGAATGGCAATTGTAGACTTTACAAACCCAGCTGCATGTAAATGGTATCAAGAAAAATTAGCAGTTCTTCTTGATATGGGCGTTGATTGCTTTAAAACTGATTTTGGTGAAAGAATTCCAACCGATGTAGTTTATTATGATGGTTCCGATCCTAAGAAGATGCATAACTACTATACATACCTTTACAACAAGACAGTATATGATCTACTAGTTGAGAAAAAGGGCAAAGAAGAAGCCGTATTATTCGCACGTTCTGCAACAGCAGGCGGACAGAAATTCCCAGTACATTGGGGTGGTGACTGCTGGTCTGATTATGAATCAATGGAAGAGAGTCTTCGTGGTGGATTATCTCTTACGATGTCAGGATTCGGATATTGGAGTCATGATATTGGAGGATTTGAAAGTACTTCGACTCCAGATGTTTATAAACGTTGGTGTGCCTTTGGCTTACTTTCTTCTCACAGCCGTTTACATGGAAGTACTTCTTACCGTGTGCCTTGGGCATATGATGAAGAGGCCGTTGATGTCGTTCGTTTCTTTACAAAATTAAAAGCGCATATCATGCCTTACTTATATCGAAATGCAATCGAGACTTCTAGAACAGGTGTACCAGTTATGAGAAGTATGGTCCTTGAATATACCAATGATCGTAACTGTGCTTACCTAGATAAACAATATATGTTAGGTGATTCACTCTTAGTATCTCCTATCTTCAATGATAAGGGGATTGGTGAGTTTTATCTTCCAGAAGGAAACTGGACGGAATTCTTGACAGGTAAACCTTATGAAGGTGGAAAATGGGTTAAGAAAGCTTATGGCTATTTAGAAATGCCTTTAATGGTTCGTGAAAACTCCATTGTTGCAATCGGTGAGACAGATGAACATGCCGATTATGATTATGCAAAAAATGTTGAGTTAAGAGTATATGCATTGGTTGACGGTAAAGAAGCTCATACGGATGTTTATAGTATGAAGAGTGAAAAAGAATTAGAGATCACAGCATTAAAAGATGAGAATAAGATTACATGTAAAGTAAATGCGCTAAAACCTTATAGCATTCGTCTTATCAATGTAAATGCAAAGGGCGTAGAGGGTGGAAGCCTTATGATAGATGGTAATGACACAGTAGTAACTCCAGAAGATGGTGTAAAAGAGATCGTAATTACATTAGCATAA
- a CDS encoding integral membrane protein LafC, with the protein MNGVSRKGIIKTLFFLIIIGLVIYVFRGSIGPISAELAKTSKTVMLLICLASIVFGVIDGWNLTELVRTYDEQFPLWRGILATFYASFYRVITFGSGPTLAYMHYLGKYHIPAGESFGICTVQYVLHKLTIAIYSSLCIIFNFSFFQKYFHDYMIYLLLGYGLTLGIVAFLLLVCISAKFHQIVLYFIRKFKKNPKIRPFVVRIEDELNNLRNSTKRLLKGKLAIKIIGRNLIKFTCYYLIPYVILFQSSHLSVVNAISITSLATVLAGVIPTPAGIGSIEFIFVLFFSVIVTKYKAAKTVILYRFATYIFPFVIGGIEMIRFNIHLKKENILQKVETK; encoded by the coding sequence TTGAATGGAGTAAGCAGAAAAGGAATTATTAAGACATTATTTTTCTTGATCATAATTGGATTGGTCATTTATGTATTTCGTGGATCCATAGGTCCGATATCAGCGGAGTTGGCGAAGACGAGCAAAACAGTGATGCTCTTGATCTGTTTGGCTAGTATTGTCTTTGGCGTGATCGATGGATGGAATCTAACAGAACTGGTTCGTACGTATGATGAGCAATTTCCATTATGGAGAGGGATTCTAGCAACCTTTTATGCCAGCTTTTATCGTGTGATCACTTTTGGGAGTGGTCCAACCCTTGCTTATATGCATTATCTTGGAAAGTATCATATTCCAGCAGGAGAGAGTTTTGGTATCTGTACAGTTCAATATGTTTTGCATAAGCTGACGATTGCTATATACAGTTCCTTATGCATTATCTTTAATTTTTCATTTTTTCAGAAGTATTTTCATGACTATATGATTTATCTACTATTAGGCTATGGTCTAACATTAGGCATAGTTGCATTCTTATTGTTGGTCTGTATCTCGGCCAAATTCCATCAAATTGTACTTTATTTTATCAGAAAATTTAAGAAGAATCCTAAAATACGTCCTTTTGTTGTTCGTATCGAGGATGAATTGAACAATCTTAGAAATAGTACGAAAAGGTTGCTAAAAGGCAAGCTTGCCATAAAGATCATAGGCAGAAATCTCATTAAGTTTACATGCTACTACTTAATCCCTTATGTGATCTTATTTCAGAGTAGCCATCTATCAGTCGTAAATGCTATTTCCATTACTTCGTTAGCAACCGTTCTTGCCGGAGTAATACCAACACCTGCAGGAATTGGATCCATCGAATTTATATTTGTATTATTTTTTAGCGTGATCGTTACAAAATATAAGGCAGCAAAGACGGTTATTTTGTATCGATTTGCTACGTATATCTTCCCATTTGTAATTGGCGGGATAGAAATGATTCGATTTAATATCCATCTTAAAAAGGAAAATATATTACAAAAGGTAGAGACGAAGTGA
- a CDS encoding two-component response regulator yesN, with product MMKVLIADDEAIVLEGLKYIIDWKELGFTICGEASNGEMALEKILELSPDLVLLDIRMPKLNGTDVIKQAKEQGYKGKFIIISGYSDFTYAQTAIKYGVEYYLTKPVDEDELSNCVTTIKKEIEKTRKEKFTYSQYYEKAKQTILADIITGSQSINALQYPDLSLDANVYKVIIYENYNQEDFHTSYSFADMLRVTNHGNDSFEHVLINNQDIILLKGEFALERFDNLLQHYEHNPQKGSPLDTLFLTHGRNVYRLEDIYRSYEDAESLLNRRFFCKPNQHVFGYQELPDESLLTYQISKEETAYYYKLLTDYLQSFNRQKISDALSELEGHLTCCTDDIKSIKYFLADLFLQIKHDIAYTYSNSNIPFATNSAILSLIEQKYYLYEILHYFEEQFEIIMKAIGNQSSDSVLNDILYYIEHNYNENLKLETLAPLFGYNSSYLGKFFSKKMGKNFNAYLDELRINHSKELLKNKDLKVYMISEMVGYKNVDYFHKKFKKYVGISPAEYRKAE from the coding sequence ATGATGAAAGTATTAATTGCTGACGACGAGGCAATTGTTTTAGAAGGTCTAAAATATATTATTGACTGGAAAGAACTTGGTTTTACCATTTGCGGGGAAGCTTCTAATGGGGAAATGGCTTTAGAAAAGATATTAGAACTCTCACCTGATCTAGTTCTACTTGATATCCGAATGCCGAAATTAAATGGAACTGATGTGATCAAACAAGCCAAAGAACAAGGCTATAAAGGAAAGTTCATCATAATAAGCGGATATTCCGATTTTACATATGCGCAGACAGCAATCAAGTATGGTGTTGAATACTATCTGACCAAACCTGTTGATGAAGATGAATTAAGTAACTGTGTTACTACGATCAAAAAAGAGATTGAGAAAACACGAAAAGAGAAGTTTACTTACTCTCAGTATTATGAAAAAGCAAAGCAGACTATTTTAGCAGATATTATTACAGGATCTCAGTCTATCAATGCATTGCAATATCCAGATCTCTCTCTAGATGCAAATGTCTACAAGGTTATTATTTATGAAAACTATAATCAAGAAGACTTTCATACTTCTTATAGCTTTGCCGATATGCTACGCGTTACGAATCATGGAAATGACTCTTTTGAACACGTACTCATCAATAATCAAGATATTATCCTGTTAAAAGGCGAATTTGCGTTAGAACGTTTTGACAATCTGCTTCAACACTATGAGCATAATCCTCAAAAAGGATCACCTTTAGATACTCTCTTTCTTACTCACGGAAGAAATGTCTATCGATTAGAAGACATCTACCGCTCTTATGAAGATGCGGAATCCTTACTAAATCGAAGATTCTTCTGTAAACCAAATCAGCATGTCTTCGGCTATCAAGAACTGCCTGATGAGAGTCTGCTCACCTACCAGATTTCAAAAGAAGAAACGGCATATTACTATAAGTTACTCACTGATTATCTTCAGTCATTTAATCGACAGAAGATTTCAGATGCATTATCCGAACTGGAAGGCCATTTAACTTGCTGTACCGATGATATTAAGTCCATTAAATACTTCTTGGCAGACCTATTTTTACAGATCAAACATGATATTGCTTATACCTATAGTAATTCAAATATTCCTTTTGCAACAAACTCAGCTATTTTATCTTTAATCGAGCAAAAATATTATCTCTATGAGATTTTACACTATTTTGAAGAGCAATTTGAGATCATCATGAAAGCAATTGGTAATCAGTCGAGTGATAGTGTGCTAAATGATATTCTCTACTATATCGAACACAATTACAATGAGAATTTAAAGTTAGAGACACTGGCTCCTCTCTTTGGATATAACAGTTCTTATTTAGGTAAGTTTTTCAGCAAAAAAATGGGAAAGAACTTCAATGCTTATCTTGATGAGCTTCGAATCAATCACTCGAAGGAATTGCTTAAAAATAAGGATCTCAAGGTATATATGATCTCTGAAATGGTCGGTTACAAAAATGTAGACTATTTTCATAAAAAGTTTAAAAAATATGTGGGCATCAGTCCCGCTGAATATCGCAAAGCAGAATAA
- a CDS encoding beta-glucosidase — MNKDSLKDRVEDILSQLTLEEKIGMIHGNGLFRTEGVKRLNIPPIKMSDGPMGVRAEFKNDEWMNIGNSDDYVTYLPSNMAIASTWNREKAKESGEVLGEEARGRGKDMILAPGINIVRSPLCGRNFEYMSEDPCLISEMCVPLIEGIQESDVSACVKHFAVNTQETMRLEVESIVDDQALNEIYYPGFKAAVQKAHTHGVMGAYNLLKGENCCQSKYLLSDVLRDQWGFDGIAVSDWGGVHDTKKVAESGLDIEMSVTYNFDEYFMAQPLLEAVKKGEIKEEVIDEKVRHILATMYRLHMLDGGRKSGCYNTPEHRAKVLETASEAVVLLKNEEEILPLNSEKLDELLVIGDNAERIHSNGGGSAEIKALYEISPLMGLKSQLGGNTEVVYTRGYNALKKDMNKELNWQETSLEEGNADAKDRDKNDESVKVESKRLREEAVELAKKMKQVVLFIGLNHDYDVEGLDKKDMKLPYEQDELVKSVLAVNKNTIIVVMAGAPVEMGEWIDQAKAVVWSSYIGMEGGNAITNVLLGKVNPSGKLPVTFPKTYLDCPAHCVGDFGGEKVADHKEGIFVGYRYYDTFNVEPQFCFGYGLSYTTFAYENLELKKKKDVPTKVLVSFDIRNTGDRAGAEVAQIYVANPQCTQKRPKKELKGFEKVYLEPGQAKRVVIELEENAFSYYSMSESKFVTEESEFQIMVGSSSRDIQLEGMLQL, encoded by the coding sequence ATGAATAAAGATAGTTTAAAAGATCGTGTAGAAGATATCCTTTCCCAATTGACGCTGGAAGAAAAAATCGGAATGATCCATGGTAATGGATTATTCCGTACAGAAGGAGTCAAACGTCTTAACATTCCTCCAATAAAGATGTCAGATGGACCAATGGGAGTTCGTGCAGAATTTAAAAATGATGAATGGATGAATATTGGAAATAGCGATGATTACGTAACCTATCTTCCAAGTAATATGGCCATCGCATCTACATGGAATAGAGAAAAAGCAAAAGAATCAGGAGAAGTACTTGGCGAAGAGGCAAGAGGACGTGGTAAGGATATGATCCTTGCTCCAGGAATCAATATTGTAAGAAGTCCTTTATGTGGTCGTAACTTCGAATATATGAGTGAAGATCCATGTTTGATCTCTGAAATGTGTGTTCCTTTAATTGAAGGAATTCAAGAATCTGATGTTTCTGCTTGTGTCAAACATTTTGCAGTTAACACACAAGAGACCATGCGTCTTGAAGTTGAGTCGATCGTAGATGATCAGGCATTAAATGAGATTTATTATCCTGGATTTAAAGCAGCCGTTCAGAAAGCACATACACATGGTGTGATGGGTGCTTATAATCTCTTAAAAGGTGAAAATTGCTGTCAGAGTAAATATTTATTGAGTGATGTACTACGTGATCAATGGGGATTTGATGGAATCGCCGTTTCCGACTGGGGCGGTGTTCATGATACTAAGAAAGTGGCAGAGAGCGGTCTTGATATTGAGATGAGTGTTACCTATAACTTTGATGAATATTTCATGGCGCAGCCTTTATTAGAAGCAGTGAAAAAAGGTGAGATCAAAGAAGAGGTCATCGATGAGAAAGTCAGACATATTTTAGCAACGATGTACCGACTCCATATGTTAGATGGAGGAAGAAAGTCAGGATGCTACAATACGCCAGAACATAGAGCAAAAGTATTAGAGACAGCAAGTGAGGCAGTCGTTCTATTAAAGAATGAAGAAGAGATTCTTCCATTAAATTCAGAAAAACTAGATGAATTATTAGTAATCGGAGATAATGCGGAGCGAATTCATTCCAATGGCGGCGGAAGTGCTGAGATTAAAGCTTTGTATGAAATTTCTCCTCTTATGGGATTGAAGTCTCAGCTTGGCGGTAATACCGAAGTTGTTTATACAAGAGGGTACAATGCCTTAAAGAAAGATATGAATAAAGAATTAAACTGGCAGGAGACATCTCTGGAAGAAGGAAATGCAGATGCCAAAGATCGTGATAAAAATGATGAGTCTGTAAAAGTAGAGAGTAAGAGATTACGAGAAGAAGCCGTCGAGCTTGCTAAGAAGATGAAACAAGTTGTCTTATTCATCGGATTAAATCATGATTATGATGTCGAAGGATTAGATAAGAAAGATATGAAACTTCCTTATGAGCAAGATGAGTTAGTAAAATCCGTCTTAGCCGTTAACAAAAATACGATCATCGTTGTAATGGCAGGAGCTCCTGTTGAAATGGGAGAATGGATCGACCAGGCAAAAGCGGTTGTATGGAGCAGCTATATCGGAATGGAAGGCGGAAATGCGATTACTAATGTATTATTAGGTAAAGTAAATCCAAGTGGTAAATTACCAGTTACCTTCCCTAAGACTTACTTAGATTGTCCTGCACATTGTGTGGGTGATTTTGGTGGCGAGAAGGTTGCTGATCACAAAGAAGGAATATTTGTCGGTTATCGCTACTATGATACCTTTAATGTGGAACCACAATTTTGTTTTGGATATGGTTTATCTTACACCACATTTGCTTATGAAAATCTAGAATTGAAAAAGAAAAAAGATGTTCCGACTAAGGTATTGGTCTCATTTGATATTAGAAATACAGGAGACCGAGCTGGTGCTGAGGTAGCACAGATTTATGTTGCAAATCCACAGTGTACTCAAAAACGACCAAAGAAAGAATTAAAAGGATTCGAGAAAGTTTATTTAGAGCCAGGGCAGGCAAAGAGAGTGGTAATTGAATTAGAAGAAAATGCATTTTCTTATTATAGTATGTCAGAGAGTAAATTTGTAACAGAAGAAAGTGAATTTCAGATTATGGTCGGAAGTTCTTCTAGAGACATTCAGTTAGAGGGAATGTTACAACTTTAA
- a CDS encoding putative pheromone precursor lipoprotein, protein MKMNLKSLFTMVLVGMLSLALLTGCSSKDDSAKLKDGTYTKTADKADDKGFTYEMKMVVKDGKITSLDYDATSEAGKSKKQMSLDGEYTMTTDGLTWAAQSEALAKYVMEHNSVKDLTVNDEGKTDVVSGVSINIQGFLSFASDLLKEATK, encoded by the coding sequence ATGAAGATGAATTTAAAATCACTGTTCACAATGGTACTTGTAGGTATGCTTTCACTTGCATTATTAACAGGTTGTTCAAGCAAAGACGATAGTGCAAAATTAAAAGATGGAACTTACACAAAAACAGCTGACAAAGCTGATGACAAAGGTTTTACTTACGAAATGAAAATGGTTGTAAAAGACGGTAAAATCACTTCATTAGATTACGATGCTACTAGCGAAGCTGGCAAATCTAAAAAGCAAATGTCACTTGATGGTGAATACACAATGACAACAGACGGCTTAACTTGGGCTGCTCAATCTGAAGCATTAGCTAAGTATGTAATGGAACATAATTCCGTTAAAGACTTAACAGTAAATGACGAAGGAAAGACTGATGTTGTATCTGGTGTTAGTATCAACATTCAAGGATTCTTATCATTCGCTTCTGATTTATTAAAAGAAGCTACTAAATAA
- a CDS encoding autolysin sensor kinase, with product MILSKIVEKYISKAKIRKQLIWVFIVAILIPTVIISLFLMFYVKNLLIRQHSELLESDVSRIKSIFVEVTTQVMNTSVEINQDSYLRNDLLDSRLSKSEFKKKWSTYEKLDKYESNNAFIDKISIFYDGASAVNYKQVHVVTDKVKKASWYRKAIHNVSPFWDTIETYDSHNNASWNLYLVRRIPLPDPKEHAVLAIRVSDNYFRNRILNTDYGVVVTNNLTNSVIFSSKRSLYAQKNPIPQKSITTFYQYTGFISLDKGNYLSSTSTLTLVNTNNMFYVTSVDYSAYKYIQKILLICGLILLIAILVPMPISGIYSSIFSSRINTLEEQMKKASAGDYNIIPTFNGDDELTELFKILQVMVEDIKEKESKMYEAKITEQKLINQQHIMEYKALASQINPHFLYNALETIRMKAFTTGDREVATAIKLLGKSMRYVLDNTGTNSTTLDKEINYIEVYIQIQKLRFGDRFNYQLNVEDNMNLNDYSILPLLLQPIVENAISHGLEQNIENGLLTVDIHSNPKDSLLLIDISDNGSGMDEETLANLRKQIMIPNKSKTTNIGLYNIYQRIKLCYGEQYGMHISSTMEEGTKVSLTLPLDNTFHI from the coding sequence ATGATACTATCAAAAATAGTTGAAAAATATATTAGTAAGGCCAAAATTCGTAAGCAGTTGATTTGGGTTTTTATAGTAGCTATTCTCATACCAACTGTGATTATTAGTTTATTTTTAATGTTTTACGTAAAAAATTTATTGATTCGTCAACATTCTGAATTACTTGAATCAGATGTCTCAAGAATTAAGTCCATTTTTGTTGAAGTTACCACACAAGTAATGAATACTTCGGTTGAGATCAATCAGGATTCTTATCTAAGAAACGATTTATTGGATAGTCGTCTGTCTAAATCTGAATTCAAAAAAAAATGGAGTACATATGAAAAATTAGATAAATATGAATCCAACAATGCATTTATTGATAAGATAAGTATTTTTTATGATGGTGCATCTGCGGTCAATTACAAGCAGGTTCATGTTGTAACCGATAAAGTCAAAAAGGCTTCGTGGTATCGAAAGGCCATTCACAATGTGAGCCCTTTCTGGGATACGATCGAGACCTATGATTCTCACAACAATGCTTCCTGGAATCTTTACTTAGTACGCAGGATTCCTCTTCCTGATCCTAAGGAACATGCGGTTCTCGCCATTCGAGTGAGCGATAACTATTTTAGGAATCGAATTCTGAACACCGATTATGGGGTTGTTGTCACAAACAATCTAACGAACTCGGTAATCTTTAGTTCAAAACGTTCTCTCTATGCACAGAAAAATCCGATTCCTCAAAAATCAATCACAACGTTTTATCAATATACAGGCTTTATCAGCTTAGATAAAGGGAATTATTTATCAAGTACCTCTACGCTTACTTTAGTTAACACCAACAATATGTTCTATGTAACAAGCGTAGACTACTCTGCTTATAAATACATTCAAAAGATTCTTTTAATTTGTGGGCTGATCCTTTTGATCGCCATTTTAGTTCCAATGCCGATTTCCGGGATCTATAGCAGTATCTTCTCCTCACGAATTAATACATTAGAAGAACAAATGAAGAAAGCCAGCGCCGGAGATTATAATATCATCCCAACCTTTAATGGTGATGATGAATTAACTGAGCTCTTTAAAATTCTTCAAGTCATGGTAGAAGATATTAAAGAAAAAGAGTCTAAGATGTACGAAGCAAAGATCACAGAACAAAAATTGATCAACCAGCAGCATATTATGGAATACAAAGCATTAGCTAGTCAGATCAATCCTCATTTCTTATATAATGCTTTAGAAACGATTCGAATGAAAGCATTTACCACAGGGGATCGAGAAGTCGCTACGGCGATCAAACTGTTGGGGAAATCAATGCGATATGTATTAGATAACACAGGAACCAATTCCACTACGCTTGATAAAGAGATCAACTACATTGAGGTTTACATACAAATACAGAAATTACGTTTTGGAGATCGTTTTAATTATCAGCTGAATGTAGAAGATAATATGAATTTGAATGATTACTCCATTCTACCATTGCTTTTACAACCGATCGTTGAGAATGCGATCTCACACGGTCTTGAGCAAAATATTGAAAACGGGCTCCTGACCGTTGATATTCATTCCAACCCAAAAGATTCTCTTTTACTTATTGATATTTCTGATAATGGAAGCGGAATGGATGAAGAGACACTGGCGAATTTGCGAAAGCAAATAATGATTCCAAACAAATCAAAAACTACAAATATAGGGCTTTATAATATTTATCAGCGAATTAAGCTATGCTATGGGGAACAATATGGAATGCATATTTCAAGTACGATGGAGGAAGGCACCAAAGTATCGCTCACACTTCCTTTAGATAATACATTTCATATTTAA
- a CDS encoding L-ribulose-5-phosphate 4-epimerase, translating to MLHQLKKEVLDIAVRVYNEHLVAGTNGNVSAFDPDTNYVVITPSEYEYSVMSMRDIMVIDLDGNVIEGTHRPSIDWKMHVEIYKNLPHIKSIAHTHSPYATSFAVIQKEIPVILCDMMHYLNGSIEICPACHLGSTDSAKYAIPILEHKNACLMAGHGVIAVGSNVHEAYVNSIYVEDVAKIYHKACCVGEPVLLDC from the coding sequence ATGCTTCATCAATTAAAAAAAGAAGTTTTAGACATTGCGGTAAGAGTGTACAATGAACATTTAGTCGCAGGAACAAACGGTAATGTTAGTGCATTTGACCCAGATACCAATTATGTAGTGATCACACCTAGTGAATATGAATATTCTGTTATGTCTATGCGTGATATTATGGTAATTGATTTAGATGGAAATGTGATCGAAGGAACACATAGACCGTCTATCGACTGGAAAATGCATGTTGAAATATATAAAAATCTGCCACATATCAAATCGATCGCACATACGCATTCTCCTTATGCAACAAGCTTTGCTGTAATTCAAAAGGAGATACCGGTTATCTTATGTGATATGATGCATTATTTAAATGGAAGTATAGAAATCTGTCCTGCTTGCCATTTAGGATCAACTGATAGTGCAAAATATGCAATTCCTATTTTGGAACATAAAAATGCATGTCTTATGGCAGGACATGGAGTGATCGCTGTTGGATCAAATGTCCATGAGGCTTATGTTAACAGTATTTATGTAGAAGACGTAGCAAAGATATATCATAAGGCATGTTGTGTCGGTGAACCAGTTTTATTAGATTGCTAA